In the genome of Acidimicrobiia bacterium, one region contains:
- a CDS encoding CPBP family intramembrane glutamic endopeptidase, with protein sequence MDGAGATPVPSTTPPRWGISDAAIAWFVSLVAAALALAPFITNGELLPRDEALATFVGLVFQTGAAVGMLAFVALRKGRGSLTADFGLRLRLADSGWLAAGFGLAIVSVAMVQPILELGGLEERSQDVVRIFDEASGLEAGLLAFGVLLIAPIGEELLFRGALLRSLQRRLPAERAIFVSALIFAVVHVLLDPGSGFAVPALLLLGLISAWRAVETRSLSQSIYLHAGFNLLAAIGLLFDLEP encoded by the coding sequence ATGGACGGCGCGGGCGCGACCCCGGTGCCGAGCACGACCCCACCCCGGTGGGGGATCTCGGATGCCGCCATTGCGTGGTTCGTGTCGCTCGTGGCCGCAGCCCTCGCGCTCGCCCCCTTCATCACCAACGGCGAGCTGTTACCTCGCGACGAGGCGTTGGCCACGTTCGTCGGGCTCGTGTTCCAGACCGGGGCCGCCGTCGGGATGCTCGCGTTCGTCGCGCTGAGAAAGGGGCGGGGGAGCCTGACGGCCGACTTCGGTCTGCGTCTCCGACTGGCCGACTCGGGATGGCTGGCGGCCGGCTTCGGGCTGGCGATCGTCTCGGTGGCGATGGTGCAGCCGATCCTCGAGCTCGGTGGCCTCGAAGAGCGGTCACAGGATGTGGTCCGCATCTTCGACGAAGCCAGCGGCCTCGAAGCAGGGCTCCTGGCATTCGGGGTGCTGTTGATCGCGCCGATCGGCGAGGAGCTGCTGTTCCGCGGGGCGCTGCTGCGCAGCCTCCAACGGCGCCTTCCCGCGGAGCGGGCCATCTTCGTCTCGGCGCTGATCTTCGCCGTCGTCCACGTCCTCCTCGACCCCGGCTCTGGTTTCGCGGTCCCGGCCCTGCTCCTGCTCGGCCTGATCTCGGCCTGGCGGGCGGTCGAGACCAGGAGCCTCTCGCAGTCGATCTACCTCCATGCCGGGTTCAACCTCCTGGCCGCGATCGGCCTGCTGTTCGACCTCGAGCCTTGA
- the ftsH gene encoding ATP-dependent zinc metalloprotease FtsH, translated as MSRPPNEMPQGRRSAGGPDRRPGDRQGPPAPAPWARTLPWILIALLIGVFALTNVFSAETSGAKELTFSEFRDEVGAGRVKKVEFDTTTGDITGQFRTAQDDTKDFTSKGPAQDLPEAVVDELEEQNVDLEYTTPTSNFFLDLLPLMLPILVIVGLFMWMSRRAQGQMGAVMNIGRSRAKVYNTEKPKTTFEDVAGYGPVKAEIAEVVDFLKHPGKFKQIGARIPKGVLLVGPPGTGKTLIARAVAGEAGVPFVSVTGSDFMEMFVGVGAARVRDLFQTARKQAPAIVFVDEIDSIGRKRGAGLGGGHDEREQTLNQMLAEMDGFEATEGIVMLAATNRPDVLDSALLRPGRFDRQVVVPLPTQEERADILRVHMRDKKIGPDVDVNVIARGTPGMAGADLANLVNEAALFAVRRGLAEVHAEDFDAARDRVLMGLKRESMAINEEEKEVIAYHEGGHAVLAYVLDHSDPVHKVTILPTGMALGVTQQLPEEEKHIYKREYIADSIAVALGGRIAEEVVFGHVSTGAQNDLVRITEMARKMVREWGMSERIGPMAWGAQGAVFLGEDLVHTRDYSDDTARVIDEEVERILREEESRARRVVRLHRRGLDAVAKALLERETLDGAEVGALVDEAMGRKAGGFRKVKRADGSVVEMRPAVDNGAKKERKAPATPRRATRAR; from the coding sequence ATGAGCCGCCCTCCGAACGAGATGCCCCAGGGTCGACGTTCCGCGGGCGGACCCGACCGGCGACCGGGTGATCGGCAGGGTCCCCCCGCGCCCGCACCGTGGGCGCGCACGCTGCCCTGGATCCTCATCGCGCTGCTCATCGGCGTGTTCGCGCTGACCAACGTGTTCTCGGCCGAGACCAGTGGCGCGAAGGAGCTCACCTTCTCCGAGTTCCGCGACGAGGTCGGCGCCGGGCGTGTCAAGAAGGTCGAGTTCGACACGACCACCGGCGACATCACCGGCCAGTTCAGGACCGCACAGGACGACACGAAGGACTTCACGAGCAAGGGACCGGCGCAGGATCTTCCCGAGGCGGTGGTCGACGAGCTCGAGGAACAGAACGTCGACCTCGAGTACACGACGCCGACGTCGAACTTCTTCCTCGACCTGCTCCCGCTCATGCTGCCGATCCTGGTGATCGTCGGCCTGTTCATGTGGATGAGCCGACGCGCCCAGGGCCAGATGGGTGCGGTGATGAACATCGGCCGCAGCCGGGCGAAGGTCTACAACACCGAGAAGCCCAAGACGACGTTCGAGGACGTTGCCGGCTACGGCCCGGTGAAGGCCGAGATCGCCGAGGTCGTGGACTTCCTCAAGCATCCCGGCAAGTTCAAGCAGATCGGCGCGCGCATCCCGAAGGGTGTGCTGCTGGTCGGCCCGCCGGGTACCGGCAAGACGCTCATCGCCCGCGCGGTCGCCGGGGAGGCCGGCGTGCCGTTCGTGTCGGTCACCGGGTCCGACTTCATGGAGATGTTCGTGGGCGTCGGCGCCGCTCGCGTGCGCGACCTGTTCCAGACCGCGCGCAAGCAGGCACCAGCGATCGTCTTCGTCGACGAGATCGACTCGATCGGGCGCAAGCGCGGCGCCGGTCTCGGTGGTGGCCACGACGAGCGCGAACAGACGCTGAACCAGATGCTCGCGGAGATGGATGGGTTCGAGGCCACCGAAGGCATCGTGATGCTCGCGGCGACCAACCGTCCCGACGTGCTCGACTCCGCACTGCTGCGGCCCGGTCGCTTCGACCGCCAAGTCGTCGTGCCGCTCCCGACCCAGGAGGAGCGCGCCGACATCCTCAGGGTCCACATGCGCGACAAGAAGATCGGCCCCGACGTGGACGTCAATGTGATCGCGCGCGGCACCCCGGGCATGGCCGGCGCCGACCTCGCCAACCTCGTCAACGAGGCCGCGCTGTTCGCGGTGCGCAGAGGGTTGGCAGAGGTCCACGCCGAAGACTTCGACGCGGCACGCGATCGAGTGCTCATGGGTCTCAAGCGCGAGTCGATGGCCATCAACGAGGAAGAGAAGGAAGTCATCGCGTACCACGAAGGTGGGCACGCGGTCCTGGCGTATGTGCTCGATCACTCCGACCCGGTGCACAAGGTGACGATCCTCCCTACCGGCATGGCCCTGGGCGTCACCCAGCAGCTTCCCGAAGAGGAGAAGCACATCTACAAGCGCGAGTACATCGCCGATTCCATCGCGGTGGCTCTGGGCGGGCGCATCGCCGAGGAAGTGGTGTTCGGCCATGTGTCCACGGGCGCCCAGAACGACCTCGTGCGCATCACCGAGATGGCCCGCAAGATGGTGCGCGAATGGGGGATGTCAGAGCGCATCGGCCCGATGGCCTGGGGGGCACAAGGCGCGGTCTTCCTCGGCGAAGACCTCGTGCACACCCGCGACTACTCCGACGACACCGCGCGCGTCATCGACGAAGAGGTCGAGCGCATCCTGCGCGAGGAGGAGAGCAGGGCCCGACGGGTGGTGCGCCTCCACCGCCGCGGGCTCGACGCGGTCGCGAAGGCGCTCCTCGAGCGGGAGACCCTCGACGGCGCCGAGGTGGGCGCGCTCGTCGACGAGGCGATGGGGCGCAAGGCCGGCGGCTTCCGCAAGGTCAAGCGCGCCGACGGCAGCGTCGTCGAGATGCGGCCGGCGGTGGACAACGGAGCCAAGAAGGAGCGCAAGGCACCGGCCACCCCGCGGCGGGCGACGCGCGCTCGCTAG
- a CDS encoding thioredoxin family protein: MGVRLGVAAAILAVAALVAWRLRRRPPEAPPRDAHPIPRQLARADFPRSDASWLVAYFSSATCAGCQGLGPKVEVLECSQVATAECSFEADRDLHERYDISAIPMILVADHDGVVHRAFIGATTATDLWAAVAEVRSPGTTPEPTLGELEV, translated from the coding sequence ATGGGAGTTCGGCTTGGTGTCGCGGCGGCGATCCTCGCGGTCGCCGCGCTCGTCGCGTGGCGGCTTCGTCGCCGTCCGCCCGAGGCGCCACCGCGTGACGCCCATCCCATTCCCCGCCAGCTCGCTCGGGCCGACTTTCCGAGGTCGGACGCGTCGTGGCTCGTCGCGTACTTCTCGTCCGCGACGTGCGCAGGTTGTCAGGGACTCGGGCCAAAGGTGGAGGTGCTCGAGTGTTCCCAGGTCGCGACGGCCGAATGCTCCTTCGAGGCCGACCGAGACCTCCACGAGCGCTACGACATCAGCGCGATCCCGATGATCCTCGTCGCCGACCACGACGGCGTCGTCCACCGAGCGTTCATCGGCGCGACCACAGCCACCGACCTCTGGGCAGCAGTAGCCGAAGTCAGATCCCCAGGCACGACCCCAGAGCCAACGCTCGGCGAGCTCGAAGTCTGA
- a CDS encoding DUF5719 family protein: MSRRPSRPVPRIPALVLVALLAVGVVVAERGSSRTLPSFPTLTSAIDGPTVPGDDAVSVAWFCSEGSSTETGRATETILIANLATRPVDATVTVLRGPDHTPAVEHRQIPPLAQERVPVADLAEDDDPGVVVEVLGGPAIVEHELRANNDVAVGPCARAAARDWFFAGGTTVLGAQEWLTLFNPFGEDAIVDVSFLTTSGEESPGATESLAVPRRSRVSVAVHEQVLREEELAIAVHARIGRIVAERSLKFDGIDIRRGFAASLGVTGAALRWSFPVGDGQSGVTQSISIANFAATAAQVDVRVVVDGETALEPESVDVPGESVERVDLINRVPVGSTYTVDVRVTRGAPVVVEAFGTWAVPAVVTGVASTHGSATVARRWAFAVGRPDDASEAVISAVNVTNRPLTVQLYAYTAGDPNSPVSAPARAVGPGERAEFRLSEIGIRPDQVIVIEADGLIVVGRLILGAGISMSSGIPDP; this comes from the coding sequence GTGAGTCGACGGCCGTCCCGCCCCGTTCCTCGCATCCCGGCGCTCGTGCTCGTCGCGCTGCTTGCCGTGGGCGTGGTCGTGGCGGAGCGGGGCTCCTCGAGGACGCTGCCTTCCTTCCCGACGCTCACCTCGGCGATCGACGGGCCGACCGTGCCCGGCGACGACGCGGTCTCGGTTGCATGGTTCTGCTCCGAGGGCAGCTCGACGGAGACCGGTCGCGCCACGGAGACCATCTTGATCGCGAACCTTGCGACGCGACCCGTCGATGCGACCGTGACGGTGTTGCGGGGCCCTGACCACACTCCTGCCGTTGAGCACCGCCAGATCCCTCCGCTCGCTCAGGAGCGAGTCCCGGTGGCTGATCTGGCCGAAGACGACGACCCGGGTGTGGTGGTCGAAGTGCTCGGCGGCCCGGCGATCGTCGAGCACGAGCTGCGCGCCAACAACGATGTCGCGGTCGGTCCGTGTGCGCGTGCTGCCGCACGCGATTGGTTCTTCGCGGGCGGAACGACGGTGCTCGGAGCCCAGGAGTGGCTCACGCTGTTCAACCCGTTCGGGGAGGACGCCATCGTCGACGTGTCGTTCCTCACGACCTCGGGGGAGGAGTCTCCCGGCGCCACGGAGTCTCTCGCTGTGCCGCGTCGGTCGCGGGTCTCTGTGGCAGTGCACGAACAGGTGCTCCGCGAAGAGGAGCTGGCCATCGCCGTCCACGCGCGCATCGGTCGGATCGTCGCGGAGCGATCGTTGAAGTTCGACGGCATCGACATCCGCCGCGGCTTCGCCGCGTCGCTCGGCGTCACTGGCGCTGCGTTGCGCTGGTCGTTCCCGGTGGGCGACGGTCAATCGGGAGTGACCCAATCCATTTCGATCGCCAACTTCGCCGCGACGGCTGCGCAGGTCGACGTGCGCGTCGTTGTCGATGGCGAGACCGCACTCGAGCCCGAATCCGTTGATGTGCCTGGTGAGAGCGTGGAGCGCGTCGATCTCATCAACCGAGTTCCGGTCGGGAGCACGTACACGGTCGATGTGCGCGTGACGCGCGGCGCGCCCGTTGTCGTTGAGGCGTTCGGAACATGGGCCGTGCCCGCCGTGGTCACGGGTGTCGCGAGCACGCACGGATCCGCCACCGTTGCTCGACGGTGGGCGTTCGCGGTCGGCCGCCCAGATGACGCAAGCGAGGCCGTGATCAGTGCGGTCAACGTGACGAACCGTCCGCTGACCGTGCAGCTCTATGCCTACACGGCGGGCGATCCGAACAGCCCGGTCAGCGCACCGGCGCGAGCGGTCGGACCCGGCGAACGGGCGGAGTTCCGCCTCTCCGAGATCGGGATCCGCCCCGATCAGGTGATCGTGATCGAGGCCGACGGTCTCATCGTCGTCGGTCGGCTCATCCTGGGGGCCGGCATCTCGATGTCGTCCGGCATCCCCGATCCCTGA